A window of Sedimentibacter sp. MB31-C6 genomic DNA:
CTCATAATTTCAGCTGCTTTTGTTAACGCTTTATCACCCATAAAGTGTCCAAATGCATCGTTTATCAACTTCAAACCATTTATATCGCCCATAATAATACTTAATGGTAATTGGCGATTTGTATCTAACCTTGAAAGTTCTTCTTCATAAAATGCTTTATTATATAGTCCCGTTAGTTTATCCCTATAATATATTCTTTCTATGTCTTGATATTCATAAATGTTACTTTGATTTTTTTCCTTTATAATTTTATTTACTATACCTTTTTTTATTTTTGTAATATCGTTATAAAATATAATCATGATTTCTTCATCTTCACTAAATATACTTATTAGATACCAACGGTCTAGCCCTTCTATGAACATTTCAAACTTACTGTTAGTTTTCGGTATCATATTGAAATATAATTCTTTAAAACCTAGTTTATTTACATTATTAACTACAATATTAGAAATTCTTTCTCCTATAATTGATTTTGCAATCATGTTTGTTGCTTTTTGGAAATTACCACTTAAGTAAATCAACACATAATCAATAATATTTCCTTCATTATTGTAAATTGCTTTTAATTTTAGATAAAAATCATTTACTGATGGGTATTCCATTTCGACACTCCTGTATTGATAAACATTTTTTTACTTTACTTATTATTCCATATTATACAATGTAGTAATTACATTTCCATTTAATAGTGATTACATTATAATTTCTTTTTAATTACATTATGATTACATGGATATATTATGTAAATGTTAGGGTTGGGTTTGGGGTCGCGGTACGCATGGAATGCGTCCCCTACGTAATGAAGTTGTGTTTTATGACAATATTTGTTTGAATTTAATGGATATATCATAAGGCTTGTATATAATACTTTCATTTAAATGGTTTTTAATTCTATTTTCTATTTTATTGATACCATCACTTTTTATATTATGAAGCATAATTAATACTTGCTTTTCGTTCCAAAAAGTAAATACATCACCTTTCCTTAGAGAATTCATTAATAAATCTTTCATAATATTTGACCATTTATTTAAATCTCTTGCTTCGTAATATTTTCCTTCACCCTTTAATGTTATAATACTAAGAAAGTCATTTTCATTATTTCTTATGGATTTTCTTTTCTGTATATTATATAAAAATTTAAAATGTTCAATATCACAATACATTGCACCATCTTTTGTATCATCTTCTAAGTTATTTCTAGCATTTAATATATCAATTTCTTCGTTTTCTTCATTTGAATTATTATTCTTTATTTTACCTAAAAAATCAGTTACCTTTTTTGAAGGTTTCGTTCCCATTTCTCTTTCAAATAAAGAAACCGTATATTTATAGTGATCTAAGGCACTTTTTGTTTGACCAATTTTTTTTAATGATTTCATTAAACTTATATGTATATCCTCTTCATATGGCTCGATAACTAAAGCCTCTTCACATAATAAAATAATTTTTTCATAATCTTTTTTATCATTAAGGATTTCAATAAGTTTATATAAGGTTTTTATAAATAATCTATGATAATAGTTTCTAGCAGGTACAATCCATGCTTCGTAAGTATTTTCTGATAAATATAAACCTTTGTAAAGCTTTATTGCCTCTTCATATAATTCAATTGCCTTTTCAAAATTAATTAATGATTCATAATTTCCTTGATTTATAAGATTTTCAAATTCATCTACATCAATTATTACACTTTTGCCAATTTCTAGGCAATAGTATCCATTAATAAACTTAATATTAATATATTTATCTTCTTTATCTTTTGGTTGAAGTGCTTTTATAATCTTCCTTAGTCTAAAAATTTGGGTACGAAGTACATTTTTAGGATTATCTGATTCACTATCTGACCATAAATTATCAATAATAGTTTCTGGCAGTAATTTCTTATTTCTATAAGTTATAAAATACTGAAACAACTTTGTTAACCTATATGTTCTAGTAGATTCATTAAAAAGGGTTTTTTCATTATCCCTAATGTCAAATCCTCCTAGTGTATTAATAAAGATTTTCATTACAACGCGCCCCTTTGTTTATCTTTTCTTGTATTACATTTATATAGTATTTTATTCCATCTTTGGTAATTTAATTATATCTTTTTCTTATATAAAATTCAATAAAAAATATGAATTTCTAGTTTATTCTATATATTTAGTTCTTTTTCAATTCTTTTCTCTATACTGAACTGTTACATATACTTGATTTTGCAAAAAAAAGAGAGTAGCTTATTTGATATAAAGCTACTCTCTATTGATGACAATGAAATCCTTCGTATTTCGCTCAGAACAACATTATACATGATCTTTTTCTAAAATCCTAATCTTGAGTCTTTTTATAGAGTCTTGATTAAATAGTAACTGCATTCAATGAAACTTTATGTGTCACCAAATGGGTTTATCTTCGAATTTTAAATATTATCAATCTACTTTTACACAGTTATCTTTTAAGTTTGCTAAAAATGCTTTTTCTACTGTATCATATACTTTATATACCTTTTCTTTGCTTTCGAATTTTGGTATATATAGTTTTGTATCAATTTTTTCTACAATTTCATTACTTACATTAGCATTCAATTGCTTTGCTATTTCTTCGAACATTTGAAGATTTGACATACCAGTCATTGGTTTTATAGCTTCAACTACATCTTGCACAGTACCATCTGCACTAATTATTGTCCCTTTGCTTTCCGCAAGACTGCAAAGTGGCAATACATATTCTGCTGTAGCTGTTGTATCATTTTCCATTATATCAAATGTAGCAAAGAATTTAAGATTATTAATAGATTCTTTTAATTCTGGGTCGTTTCCTAAAATATCTTCACCTATTACAACTAAACCTTTAATTTTATTGTTTTGTAAAGCATATCTAATTTCTTCCCCTGAAGTTCTGAAACCTAAATTCCATGCTCCTTGGCTGTTTGCTTTTGGTTTTAATACTAATAAACCTCTGTGAGGCTTAGCGTCATTACCTGTTAATACTGTAATGTCAGCTAAAACTTTCAAAGCTTCATTTTGAACTGTATTTGCATCAGCTAATATTATTGGCTTTTTAGCATTTTTAAATGCTTCTGCAACTTTTTCTTCTTCTGGTAAAACTTCTACCTTTTCTAAAGCCTTTTTCAATTCATTACCATTAGAGAATTTATTTAAAGATTCTTCTTTTACAACGCCTTTATCAATTAATGATTTAAGAACTCTTGTAAAGAAAACTTCATAGTTATTTACATCTACTTTTTGAGCCCATTTGTCAATCTTAGTAGGATTTATTGAAGCAGAGATAATTTTAGCATTTTTAGATAATCTTCTAAGCTTCATTCCAGCTGAAGGATGTTGTTCGTACAATTGACCTGCAACTATTATTAAATCAGCAGAATTTAATCCATCAGAACTTATCGTTGATTGATTATAACCTAAAACTGTTTCTATACCTGATTCCTTTTCATTTATAAAGGAACCCTTTACATTAGTGTCTAATTCCTTAGCAATTGCATTAATAGTATTTAACTCTTCATTAGTTAATTTAGGAGATACTGCAAATGCAATTTGATCAGCACCATATAAGTTTTGTATACTTCTTAAACGCTTAGCAGTTTCAAAAAGACCAACATTAAAAGATACTGTTTCATAACTGTCTTTTATTTTTACTTTAGGTTGAAGTATTCTATTTGATACATTAATATGTTCAATACCGAACTTTCCTCTACCACACATAGGAATTTCTGAATCCTTAGGACTTGAAGCCTTATAAATTACATTATCCTTGTGTTCATATACTATATGACAGCCTACTGAGCAGTAGCTACATACTGATTCAGTTTCTTTTAAATCTAAAGGAATTTCTTTAATATTTTCTCTTCTATCAAGCCATGCACCTGTAGGACATACGTCTATACATTGTCCACAAGATATACAATCTGTTTCCTTCAAACCTTGTTCAAAGGCTGGTGCTACTACTGTTTTATATCCCCTATCAACAAATCCTAAAGCAGAAGCTCCTACAACTTCTTCACAAGTTCTTACGCACAAACCACAAAGTACACATTTATCAACATTTTGTGCTATAAATGGATGATCTGTTTCCTCAAATTTTTTCTCATTTTGTGAATGATATTTAACTGTATCAATATCAAATTTCTTAATATAATCCACAAGTTGACATTCGAAATAATCTTTACATCCACATTCGAGACATCTTGAGCTTTCTCTGAGAACTTCTTCTTCTGTCATAGTTGGAAGAATAGGTTGGAAATTAGTTTTTCTTACTTGGGCTTCAACAGTATGATGTTCTACTCTAGGTAATTTTTCCCTATCTTTAAAGTCTTCTTCAGTTATATCATCTTGATAAACAAGTGGCTTATCTATATATGGTATCATAACACCATTCAAATAACTATTGATTACTCCTGCTGCCTGCTGTCCTTGTGCTACAGCATCTATTGCTATTTTAGGACCAGTAGCAGCATCTCCACCAGCAAATACACCTTTAATGTTTGTTTCAAATGTACCTTCATTTATTTGAATGTTTTTCTTCTTACCTTGAGCTACATTTATATTACCACAAACAACTTCTTGTCCTATTGCTGCAATTATTGTATCTGCGTCAAAGTTCTCAAATTCTCCTGTTGGTTCTGGTCTTTGTCTACCAGATTGATCTTTTTCACCAAGAACCATCTTTTCACATTTTAATCCAACAACTTTTTCTCCATCACTTAAAACTAAATTTGGTCCTGATAGGAATGAGAAAATAACTCCTTCTTCCTTAGCTTCTTTAATTTCAAGTTTTTCAGCTGGCATTTGCTCTTCAGACCTTCTATAAACTACTCTTACTTCTTCTGCTCCAAGACGAATACTTGTCCTTGCAACGTCCATAGCAGTATTACCACCACCAACTACTATTACTTTTTTTCCTATATTAACAGGTTTATTCTCTGCTACATCTATTAAGAAGTCTATACCACCTAATACTCCTGGTGTATTTTCTCCTTCACATCTCATAGGTGAACTTTTCCAAGCACCAATAGCTAAAAATACAGAATCAAATTTATCTTGTAAATATTCAAGAGTTATATCTTCTCCAATTTTTACATTATAATTTATTTTAGCGCCCATAGTTTCTATAACTGATACTTCTGCATCTATTACATTTTTTGGAAGACGATATTCTGGTATTCCATATCTCATCATTCCACCTGGTTTACCCATCATTTCAAATATTTCTACTTCATGTCCTTCACGTAACAAGAAGTATGCTGCAGACAAACCTGCAGGTCCTGCTCCAACTATTGCTACTTTTTTACCTGTAGAAGATTTTAAGTTTGGAACATATACATTGTCGCTATTTAAATCGTAATCAGCTGCAAAAGTTTTTACACATGCAATTGATATTGGTTCTTCTACTAATTGTCTTCTACATGCTGTTTCGCATGGATGAGGACATACCCTTCCTATACTTGCTGGAATAGGAAGTTTTTCTTTAATTAACTTTAATGCTTCTTTGTATTGCTTATTAGCAACAAGACCTACATATCCTTGAACATCTGTATGAGCTGGACAATTCAATGTACATGGAGCCTTACAATCTCCAACATGATTAACAACTAATAAATCCATTGCTGCTTTTCTTGCTGACTCAACTCTTTTAGTATTTGTTCTAACAATCATACCATTTGTAACAGGTGTAGAACATGCTCTTGCAAGTTTTGGTTGACCTTCGATTTCTACTACACAAAGTCCGCAACCTGCATAAACTTCTAGCCTTTCATCAAAGCATAAATGTGGTATTTCTATATTATTTTCTGTAGCTGCTTGTAATATGTTTTTACCTGCTTCAACAGTTAAATCTATTCCATTTAAATTAAATTTTACTAAAGCCACTATTTTTGCTCCTCCCTTTTAGTTTTTTTCAACGGCACCAAATTTACATACATTATAACAGTTGCCGCATTTTGTACATAGATCCTGATTTATAACATGTGGATTTTTAACTTTACCTTCAATTGCTTTTACAGGACAGTTTCTAGCACATAAAGTACATCCAACACATTTATCCTTATTAATTTCAAAAGTTAATAAAGATTTACAATGTTTTGCTGGACATTTTTTGTCCACAACATGTGCAATATATTCATCTTTAAAATATCTCAATGTTGACAAAACAGGATTTGGTGCTGTTTGACCAAGGCCGCAAAGGGAAGAATCTTTAACACTACTAGCTAATTCTTCTAACTCATCTAAGTCTTCCATAGTGCCTTTTCCTTCAGTTATTCTTTCTAATATTTCTAACATCCTCTTGGTACCTAATCTACATGGCGTACATTTACCGCAAGATTCATCAACTGTAAAGTCAAGGAAAAACCTTGCTATATCTACCATACAGTTATCTTCATCCATTACTATCATTCCACCGGAACCCATCATTGAACCAACAGCTCCTAGGTTTTCATAATCTATAGGAGTATCTAAGTGTTCTTTAGTTAAACATCCACCAGAAGGCCCACCTGTTTGTACTGCCTTGAATTCTTTTCCATTAGGACAGCCACCACCTATATCATATATAACTTCTCTTAGCGTAGTACCCATAGGAACTTCAACGAGTCCTGTATTATTTATTTTACCACCTAATGCAAATACTTTTGTTCCAGGAGATTTTGCAGTTCCAAAACTTCTGAACCAATCTACACCATTATTAATAATTTGAGGAATATTTGCTAATGTTTCTACATTATTTATTACAGATGGTTTACCCCAAAGACCTTTATTAGCAGGGAAAGGTGGTTTTATCTTAGACATACCTCTCTTACCTTCTATTGATTGCATTAGAGCTGTTTCTTCACCACAAACAAATGCTCCTGCTCCTAGTCTTGTTTCTATATCAAAATCAAAACCTGAATCAAATATATTTTTACCTAATAATCCTAATTCTCTTGCTTGATCTATAGCAATATGCAGTCTGTGAACAGCTATTGGGTATTCTGCTCTAACATAAATAAATCCCTTTGTTGCTCCTATTGCATATCCTGCTATTGCCATGGCTTCTAATACTGCATGAGGATCTCCTTCAAGAACACTTCTGTCCATAAATGCACCTGGATCTCCTTCGTCAGCGTTACATATAATATATTTTTGATCAGCCTTATTAGGGGCTGCGAAACTCCATTTCATACCAGTTGGAAAACCGGCTCCACCTCTACCTCTAATACCTGAAGCTTTTATAAAGTCAATTACTTCATTAGGTTTCATTTCTGTCAGTACTTTTCCAAGAGCCATATATCCGTCTCTAGCAATATATTCTTTAATATTTTCTGGATTTATTACTCCACAATTTCTTAATGCTACTCTCTTTTGCTTTTTATAAAATTCAACGTCCATAAGAGACTTGTGTTCTGCTTCTGCTAAATCTTCTTTTGTAACTTTTTCTTTATATAAATATTTATCTACAATTCTTCCTTTTAATAAGTGCTCTTTCACTATTTCATCTACTCTGTCTATAGTCATTCTAGAATAGAATGAACCCTCTGGATACACGATAACAATTGGTCCCTGCTCACATAATCCAAAGCATCCTGTTCCAATAACTTGAACTTCTTTATCTAAATTTACTTCTTTAATTTTTTCTTCGAATCTTTTTCTTATCAAATCAGATTTTGAAGAAGTACAACCAGTTCCCCCACATACTAAAACATGTGATCTGAAAATTGCCATATTTTTACCTCCATATCGTAACTTTTATTCAGCTGCTCCAATTGTATATTCGTTTACTACATTTCCATTTACTAAATGTTCAGCAACTATTTGCTTAGCTTTCTCAGGATTAACGTGGATATATGTTACCTTTTCTTTATCAGGGGCATAAACTTCTACTATAGGTTCATAGGTACACATTCCAATACATCCAGTTTGAACAACTTGTACACTTTTTAAATTTCTTTTGGCAACTTCTTCAACCAATGTACTTAAAACTGGTCTTGCTCCTGCAGATATCCCACATGTAGCCATACCTACTACTACTCTAATTTCCTTATCTGCACTTCTCATTTCCATGTTTTTTATAGATTCTTCTCTTAATTTTTTTAATTCATCTAGAGACTTCATTTCTGCACCTCCTAATTTTTATATTTTTCAATAATTTCAGGTACCTTTTTTGGATCCAATTTTCCATAAACATCATCGTCTACCATCATTACTGGTGCTAATCCACAGCATCCTAGGCATCTTGTAGCCTCAAGGGTAAACATATTATCTTCTGTTGTACTACCAACCGATACCTTTAATTCTTCTGAAAGCTTGTCCAGTACAGCTTGAGAACCCTTTACGTAGCAAGCAGTTCCTAAGCAAACTCCAATAGTGTGCTTTCCTTTAGGCTCAATAGAAAATTGAGTATAGAACGTTACAACTCCATAAATATCTGCCAGTGGTATATTTGTTTCTTTTGAAATAAATTTTTGCACTTCTAAAGGCAAATAGCCAAATAATTCTTGTGCTTTTTGTAAAGTTTGCATCAAAATACCTTGTGAATTTTTAACTGTATCAATATATTCTTTAAGTTGATCAAATTCACTTTGTCTTGTTTCAACAAATTCATTTTGCAATTTTATACCCTCCATCTAATTTTGATAAGCATTTAAAATAATTATACAACTATACATTAAAATAGTCAATAATCATCGCTAATTTTAACTAATATTTGGAAATTAATATATTTTTTTGAAACTAGATAATAGAAAAAACCTCAATATTTGAGGTTTTATATTATTACAATTTATATATTATGTCAAATATTATGTCTTTGTTATATATTTTTATTATAAAACATTTTATATGCTTTATAAGTCATATAAACATCTGATTTTGATACTATTTCAAATGGTGCATGCATACTTAGTACAGGAACTCCAAGGTCAACAACATCCATGTTATAGTTTGCCATGATATACGCAATTGTTCCGCCACCACCCTGATCTACTTTACCTAGTTCTGCTGGTTGCCAAGCAACTTCATTTTCATTGAATATTTTTCTTAGTTTTCCAATATATTCAGCATTTGCATCATTTGCTCCTGATTTGCCTCTGCTGCCTGTATATTTAATCATTGCAACGCCTTTGCCCATTAAAGCTGCATTTTGAAGTTCTGAAACTTGTGGATAAGTAGGATCTACTCCTGCAGCTACGTCAGAAGATAACATACTACTATTTGCTAATGCTCTTTTTAAAGACAATTCTGCATATTTTCCATTGTTTTGCTTTATGATTAACTCAGCTAACATATTGTTGAAAAATTGAGATTGCATTCCTGTGTTACCAACACTTCCAATTTCCTCTTTATCTACAAATAATGCGATAGCAGTTTTTTCAGGATTTGCTAATTCTAAAATTGCTTTGAGAGAAGTATATGCACATACTCTATCATCATGACCATACGCCATTATCATACCTCTATCAATTCCAACATCCCTAGACTTTCCAGCAGGTACTATTTCAAGTTCTGCAGTTTGAAAATCTTCTTCAATCATGCCATATTTTTCATTTAATATTTTTAATACATTTAATTTAAATTTCTTTTCATCTTCTTTTCCTTCAGAAGGTAAGCTTCCAATAATTACATTTAATGATTCTCCCTCAATAGCTTCGCCAAGTTTCTTATCATTTTGTTTCTTTGCAAGATGAGGTAATAAATCTGTTATATAGAATACAGGATCATTTTCATCATCACCTATAGCAATTTCAATCTTTTCACCATTTGATTTAATAACTGTACCATATAAAGCTAGTGGTATCGTAACCCATTGGTATTTTCTAATTCCACCATAGTAATGTGTTTTTAGCAGCGATAACCCATGTTCTTCATATAATGGATTTTGTTTTAAATCTAATCGAGGAGAATCTACGTGACTCCCTACAATATTCATCCCACTTTCAATATCTTGCTTGCCTATTACAGCAAGTACAGCATTTTTTTCTTTATTTACAAAATACACTTTAGTACCTTGCTTTATTTCTTCTAATTCATCTATATGAACAAAACCTTGTTCTTTAGCTCTTCTAACTATTTCTTTAATTGAAAGCCTTTCCGTTTTAGATGAATCAATATATGATTTATAATCTTCTCCCATTTTAAAAACATTACTTTTTTCTTCTTGACTTATTTTTTCCCAAATGAATTTCTTTTTATAAAAAAGCTTTTCGTTATTATCCATATTTCTCCTTTATTCATTTTCGACATATTTTAACATAGAAAGATATATAATATTATTACATTCTAAACATTTTATATTATAATTTTTTATCAAATTATATTCTCCGTCATAACCTTCAATTAACCAATTTAAATCTGCATTAATATCTATACCATCTTCTGTTTTATCCAATTTATTAATTTTTTCTACCTTAACGTTTTTACTTAGTTCAAAGTCAGTTGGATTATCGATAACTTTGGATAAAATATCCAAATCATTTTCCAATTGATCTCCTGCCTCAATTTTATTAAGCTTTTCTTCTAAATCTTTCAAGTCTTTACCATTATAAAGAAAGTCATTCATTATAGTTATTCTTTCATTAAGTAATTGCTCTATAATTGTAACTTCTTTATGATATTCATAACCTTCAATAGTTTTATAACTAAATAACAATAATACAATTAATATGTACATAATGCCTTTTTTCATATGCTTTCCCCCTATAATTATGGTTCGGTTATAATTATAGGGGTTACTTATAAAATTTTTTATCGTTATATGTCACATATTAAATAAAAATTTTCTTTAATTTTCGCCATATTTTTTTATATTTGAATATTAATTATTTTTTATATTTTTAACGCTTTTTCTCTTTTCTAATGTAAAAGGAAGCTCCATGAGACCTTGTTGAGCTCTATCACCTTTTATCATTTTAATAAGCATTCTCATCCCTACTGCACCTACATCATAATATGGTTCGCCAATTGTAGTAAGTTCAGGTCTAACAAACTTTCCTTCTCTTATATTGCCGAATCCTACGATTGAAACATCTTCTGGTACTGATATACCGTTATCTATAAAGCTATCCATAAT
This region includes:
- a CDS encoding BTAD domain-containing putative transcriptional regulator codes for the protein MKIFINTLGGFDIRDNEKTLFNESTRTYRLTKLFQYFITYRNKKLLPETIIDNLWSDSESDNPKNVLRTQIFRLRKIIKALQPKDKEDKYINIKFINGYYCLEIGKSVIIDVDEFENLINQGNYESLINFEKAIELYEEAIKLYKGLYLSENTYEAWIVPARNYYHRLFIKTLYKLIEILNDKKDYEKIILLCEEALVIEPYEEDIHISLMKSLKKIGQTKSALDHYKYTVSLFEREMGTKPSKKVTDFLGKIKNNNSNEENEEIDILNARNNLEDDTKDGAMYCDIEHFKFLYNIQKRKSIRNNENDFLSIITLKGEGKYYEARDLNKWSNIMKDLLMNSLRKGDVFTFWNEKQVLIMLHNIKSDGINKIENRIKNHLNESIIYKPYDISIKFKQILS
- a CDS encoding FAD-dependent oxidoreductase, which codes for MALVKFNLNGIDLTVEAGKNILQAATENNIEIPHLCFDERLEVYAGCGLCVVEIEGQPKLARACSTPVTNGMIVRTNTKRVESARKAAMDLLVVNHVGDCKAPCTLNCPAHTDVQGYVGLVANKQYKEALKLIKEKLPIPASIGRVCPHPCETACRRQLVEEPISIACVKTFAADYDLNSDNVYVPNLKSSTGKKVAIVGAGPAGLSAAYFLLREGHEVEIFEMMGKPGGMMRYGIPEYRLPKNVIDAEVSVIETMGAKINYNVKIGEDITLEYLQDKFDSVFLAIGAWKSSPMRCEGENTPGVLGGIDFLIDVAENKPVNIGKKVIVVGGGNTAMDVARTSIRLGAEEVRVVYRRSEEQMPAEKLEIKEAKEEGVIFSFLSGPNLVLSDGEKVVGLKCEKMVLGEKDQSGRQRPEPTGEFENFDADTIIAAIGQEVVCGNINVAQGKKKNIQINEGTFETNIKGVFAGGDAATGPKIAIDAVAQGQQAAGVINSYLNGVMIPYIDKPLVYQDDITEEDFKDREKLPRVEHHTVEAQVRKTNFQPILPTMTEEEVLRESSRCLECGCKDYFECQLVDYIKKFDIDTVKYHSQNEKKFEETDHPFIAQNVDKCVLCGLCVRTCEEVVGASALGFVDRGYKTVVAPAFEQGLKETDCISCGQCIDVCPTGAWLDRRENIKEIPLDLKETESVCSYCSVGCHIVYEHKDNVIYKASSPKDSEIPMCGRGKFGIEHINVSNRILQPKVKIKDSYETVSFNVGLFETAKRLRSIQNLYGADQIAFAVSPKLTNEELNTINAIAKELDTNVKGSFINEKESGIETVLGYNQSTISSDGLNSADLIIVAGQLYEQHPSAGMKLRRLSKNAKIISASINPTKIDKWAQKVDVNNYEVFFTRVLKSLIDKGVVKEESLNKFSNGNELKKALEKVEVLPEEEKVAEAFKNAKKPIILADANTVQNEALKVLADITVLTGNDAKPHRGLLVLKPKANSQGAWNLGFRTSGEEIRYALQNNKIKGLVVIGEDILGNDPELKESINNLKFFATFDIMENDTTATAEYVLPLCSLAESKGTIISADGTVQDVVEAIKPMTGMSNLQMFEEIAKQLNANVSNEIVEKIDTKLYIPKFESKEKVYKVYDTVEKAFLANLKDNCVKVD
- the nuoF gene encoding NADH-quinone oxidoreductase subunit NuoF, whose protein sequence is MAIFRSHVLVCGGTGCTSSKSDLIRKRFEEKIKEVNLDKEVQVIGTGCFGLCEQGPIVIVYPEGSFYSRMTIDRVDEIVKEHLLKGRIVDKYLYKEKVTKEDLAEAEHKSLMDVEFYKKQKRVALRNCGVINPENIKEYIARDGYMALGKVLTEMKPNEVIDFIKASGIRGRGGAGFPTGMKWSFAAPNKADQKYIICNADEGDPGAFMDRSVLEGDPHAVLEAMAIAGYAIGATKGFIYVRAEYPIAVHRLHIAIDQARELGLLGKNIFDSGFDFDIETRLGAGAFVCGEETALMQSIEGKRGMSKIKPPFPANKGLWGKPSVINNVETLANIPQIINNGVDWFRSFGTAKSPGTKVFALGGKINNTGLVEVPMGTTLREVIYDIGGGCPNGKEFKAVQTGGPSGGCLTKEHLDTPIDYENLGAVGSMMGSGGMIVMDEDNCMVDIARFFLDFTVDESCGKCTPCRLGTKRMLEILERITEGKGTMEDLDELEELASSVKDSSLCGLGQTAPNPVLSTLRYFKDEYIAHVVDKKCPAKHCKSLLTFEINKDKCVGCTLCARNCPVKAIEGKVKNPHVINQDLCTKCGNCYNVCKFGAVEKN
- a CDS encoding (2Fe-2S) ferredoxin domain-containing protein, which encodes MKSLDELKKLREESIKNMEMRSADKEIRVVVGMATCGISAGARPVLSTLVEEVAKRNLKSVQVVQTGCIGMCTYEPIVEVYAPDKEKVTYIHVNPEKAKQIVAEHLVNGNVVNEYTIGAAE
- the nuoE gene encoding NADH-quinone oxidoreductase subunit NuoE — its product is MQNEFVETRQSEFDQLKEYIDTVKNSQGILMQTLQKAQELFGYLPLEVQKFISKETNIPLADIYGVVTFYTQFSIEPKGKHTIGVCLGTACYVKGSQAVLDKLSEELKVSVGSTTEDNMFTLEATRCLGCCGLAPVMMVDDDVYGKLDPKKVPEIIEKYKN
- a CDS encoding aminopeptidase, with the protein product MDNNEKLFYKKKFIWEKISQEEKSNVFKMGEDYKSYIDSSKTERLSIKEIVRRAKEQGFVHIDELEEIKQGTKVYFVNKEKNAVLAVIGKQDIESGMNIVGSHVDSPRLDLKQNPLYEEHGLSLLKTHYYGGIRKYQWVTIPLALYGTVIKSNGEKIEIAIGDDENDPVFYITDLLPHLAKKQNDKKLGEAIEGESLNVIIGSLPSEGKEDEKKFKLNVLKILNEKYGMIEEDFQTAELEIVPAGKSRDVGIDRGMIMAYGHDDRVCAYTSLKAILELANPEKTAIALFVDKEEIGSVGNTGMQSQFFNNMLAELIIKQNNGKYAELSLKRALANSSMLSSDVAAGVDPTYPQVSELQNAALMGKGVAMIKYTGSRGKSGANDANAEYIGKLRKIFNENEVAWQPAELGKVDQGGGGTIAYIMANYNMDVVDLGVPVLSMHAPFEIVSKSDVYMTYKAYKMFYNKNI